In a genomic window of Xenopus laevis strain J_2021 chromosome 5S, Xenopus_laevis_v10.1, whole genome shotgun sequence:
- the LOC121394222 gene encoding uncharacterized protein LOC121394222, protein MRGEIKEQALLFALSCSPCVCVFTGAPPFAAMGGLPGSLLVCPQSPKKATGCADSGMLMSLLLSVVRFAGPSISCCSTLASFFPLLLPAATGRSSPPFSPGKLLERSFRQTGKPIGWRVLRGKQADTFTVGTLNSKPMLSTLFSALASAFNSRLWPGLIKRSAKQRVLKKQRSTTVKQKSFGQKVAVQGEVRSGRIGAGRVQAESNRQGPNQEINQTEYGIEESVTRQGQDFRSQDRQKQAGVTTGSRITEAISAQKHQELARRLPITGSENLYNDPLNIFKLHAIAHWGQHASAHAPTNTEETCRACPSYRRIQRRQDGEEGIPATPLDHQGGRLLHYPPRVGATGPPGLSGNLRWNCFLRQSALTSQTGTQEFS, encoded by the coding sequence ATGAGAGGAGAGATTAAAGAACAGGCTCTCTTATTTGCCTTGTCCTGCAGCCCCTGCGTTTGTGTTTTTACCGGTGCACCTCCCTTTGCCGCGATGGGTGGCCTTCCTGGATCCCTACTGGTCTGTCCACAATCTCCTAAAAAAGCCACAGGTTGCGCTGATTCTGGCATGCTGATGTCTCTCTTACTGTCTGTAGTGCGGTTCGCTGGCCCTTCGATCTCCTGCTGCTCCACTCTGGCTTCCTTCTTTCCATTGCTCCTCCCTGCTGCCACTGGTAGATCGAGCCCTCCTTTTAGTCCTGGCAAACTTTTAGAGCGATCCTTCAGGCAGACCGGGAAACCGATTGGTTGGCGCGTATTGAGGGGCAAGCAGGCAGATACTTTCACGGTTGGCACCCTCAATTCaaaaccgatgctaagcaccctgttctcggctcttgcttccgcctttaacagccgcctttggccaggtcttattaagagaagtGCAAAGCAAAGGGTTCTGAAAAAGCAAAGGAGCACAACGgtaaagcagaagtcttttgggcagaaggtcgcagtacaaggtgaagtcagatcaggccggatcGGGGCAGGTAGAGTGCAAgcagagtcaaacaggcaagggccaaaccaggagatcaatcagacggAATACGGAATAGAGGAGTctgttaccaggcagggtcaagatttcagaagtcaggatcgtcagaagcaggcaggggtcacaacaggtagtcgaATAACAGAAGCTATatcagcacagaagcaccaggaactcgcaAGGAGAttacctataacgggcagtgagaaCTTGTATAatgaccctttaaatattttcaaacttcacGCCATTGCGCACTGGGGTCAAcatgccagcgcgcatgcgccaacaAATACAGAAGAGACGTGCCGTGCATGCCCTAGTTACCGGCGCATACAGAGGAGGCAAGATGGCGAGGAGGGCATCCCcgccacaccactggaccaccagggaggtaggttgttacattacccccctcgagttggggccaccggacccccaggtctctcaggaaacttaaggtggaattgtttcctgagacAATCAGCCCTAacatcacaaacaggaacccaagaatttTCCTAA